Within the Enoplosus armatus isolate fEnoArm2 chromosome 9, fEnoArm2.hap1, whole genome shotgun sequence genome, the region AAAGCACTTGTTCTGTAACATACAACCAACTGATGTGATTGGATGTCACAGCTACCTGTACTTGAAATCTAGTTATTTCCTGCACAGATAACCAGAGTGCACAAAATATTTGAAGAGAATTAATGTTCAAACCAAGTGATCAACAGTAATTCCCAATGCTTGTCCCTGACACATAACTGCTCATTAAATAGTCAGATGCTTTAAAGGTTTAGAATACTCATTAATTATTAAACTGTCTAGACATCTTGATAGTTGGCCGATGAAATAACATGACAGTTAACTTCAGCACACAAACATCTTTGTGGCATTCTGTCAAAATCACTACGTAACACTGTAgcatgtcaaatacattttaaagccaCAACAGGAGccaaaataatgacattaacaaGCATTGTATATTGTTGCAACATGCAAAGCCCCTTTACTTTCTCCATATTCAgtaattaaatattgtttttaggTAAAGTTCAGATAATCAAAGATCTTATGGTATAAACtttataaaaatacattgaCTGACCACAGCAATTTTGAGAAGTGATACCCAATGAAATTTCTTTGGAGCACAGCGCCCCCTGGTGTACATATTGTTGATTGACCAAATGATACAGTCAACAACAGGTGCTGCCATACCTGTGAAACACTCTTCAGAAAAGGTCGTCAGACTGCAAAGTTCATTGCAGTCTTCTCTAATTGTTAAGACactcagattaaaaaaaaaacaaaaacattttatttcaaggCAATTTAGCTCAGATTTCAAGGTTCATCCTTTACATTTCATCTTCAAGTGCACAATGATAGAATGCAACACAAACTACATATTCCCTCACACAAGCCCAACAAGAATGAACATGAAATTATTTCCATAGAAGTCAGGCCCGATAAGCAGAGTGAATCGCAATTtagttttcacttcatttttacTATTTGATTCGCTGACGTGGGCAGTGATTCGAAGGTCTGGATCCAGGCTATGAGGCTATTATTTCACTTGCAATGCATCAGAGAGCGGTCCAAAGTCCTAAAccaaatgctaaaatgctaaaaaaaacaaacaaaaaaaatcagccgCCAAACTTGTGTACAAATCCATCAGTGTGCTGATGTACATTGCCTGAGACAATCAACAGTCAATAATCATCAATATGCTCTCTTTCATCAGCACCGAAACATTTCATATCCAGCCCCGTGTTGAAAGGAATCTGTCAATCATGTCAAAGGACCTCGCTGGTTGGTCGTAAGGCAGAATGTGTCCTCCTCCTCGGATGATGATCTGCGTGACAAGAGGACAAATCACAGAATTTAAAAACAGGCGTTCATGATGTACTTTTCACAGTGTGTCGACTGTTGCTGGTGCTATCACCTGGTAAAACTCTCCCACTTGTCTCACATAACCGGCCACCTCTGTGTCACTAGGTTGGACCTTCCAGTGGAAGCGAGGGGCTGTTTTGTACTCGGCAGCCCCGGTCCAGTTGACAGTAGGCAGGAACCTCTCAGTCAGTGGGGCTGCTACAATTACATCCAGCTGACCGCTGTAGATTAAGACCTGGATGTAGGTAGAAATGGACCAAACAGGGACAGACTGTTAGAGAGGGCTTAGAGGGACTTTCTCTTCATGACACTATTGAcaaatcatgttttttgacCAAATATCTAGAGGTAGAGGCATTGTTTGCTCATCTGATTTAGTTATTTAATATTCATGCTATTATAATCCGATACTATAACACAATATTATGTCAATACACTGCGTCTCCCAGCTGTACATTTGAACATGCTACCATTGTACATGGCAGAAAAACTACAACTGCAGTGGCTAATCCTACACGCCTCACCCTGTAGTTGTCCATCAGCACCCCCAGCCACGGTTTGATGCTCTTCATGACATCCTGCAGGAGATGCTTCTCCACCTGCGAGCCGTCGTGGAACGTCAGGTTCCCCACGTGGATGGCGCGTCGCACCGCTGGCAGAGTCACAAACTGGGAGAAGTACTCCTGGTCTTCAGgctcctaaaaaaaaaaaaacatgtagctGGTTGTGCAAAGACTGTTTTAAGTAATTACTAGTTAATTTGTATATATAGTTTAGAAGTCACACGGGCAGCTCTGAGGTCTGCCAGTGTTTCTAAGTACCTGACATGTCATGTAGTTGAAGTAGTTGGTACAGCCTGTAGCATTTTGGAAGAAGGAGGGATATGGTTCCACGTCACCGTTCAGCAAGCTATCAAAAACCTGAAGTCAGACGTTAATAAAAGCTAACTTTCAGTCACAATGAGGTTCTTTGATTTTATTCACAATTCTAATGTTTGTTTCAGAAGGACGTGATAATCAAAATGGCATTCATTTGTTAAACAATTATAAATTAGTGGAAATCTCGACAAACGATGTTACATAGCACCAACTTGTATTTTGACAAATGTAAGAGGCACCCAGCATCTCTCACCTGAAAAGCCTCCACCCACTTCTGCTGGTGGATGAGTTTAACCCCTAAGTCTGTCTGCTGGACGACATACTGTCTCTGGAGTTCATCTATCATGCCCGTTTGGTACATGAACTCACCGTAACCACCCAGCATCTGAAATGGAAAGAGGTCAAACATTATACTCATCTCATTTCTGCATTAACATGACTCTACTGTAGACTGTTATACCAATAACACCTGATGGGATCAAGCAGAGGAGAAGTGAAAAGCTCCTGGCAGGAGCGGGAAGGGTAGAAACATATGAGCAAAGAGAGCAAGAGGGTTAGATAGTAACCAACTTCATGAATTGAACGTCAGATTGCTTGGATGAGATTTGAGATGCGATGAAAAATTAGATGAAGGTGAGAAATTTCACTGAGCAACAAGTAAAAGCTAGAGATCTGGGAAATTCAGAAGTCAAGATGATGGTAATTTAAATAACGTCAGAAAATGACACTTTGTCAGTTACGCACCATTTCTGGATCACAGAGCCCGTCGCCGATGGCCATCCCCATGAGGTTAATTTTCACTTTGGCAGTGGGGTTGTTTTTATGGATGTAGTAAGAAATAGCAGGAACATACTTCCCTGCATAAGACTGCGTGAGGACAGAGAAGGTTTACATGAATTAGGACAATATTTTAATGGAggtattcatattcatttgcAATgcctgaaaagaacaaaaagaaaaacatacctCCCCAGTTGCATAGAACTCATTGGATTGATACTCTGGAAAGATCTGGAAGAACTGTGTTAAAGCACTGTTGAAGGAAGATTTAATGGAATAACGAGAGTTAGTCAAGCCAGACTTTAAACACCCAAGCGACAAGAAAACGATGTTTGCGTTGGATGTTTTACTTGTATAGATCTCTGCCAACATCATCCTGGTTCTGAGCAAAACCTCGGTCATCATCAGTGAAACTGAAACCTGTTCCAAcctagaaaaacaaacactcatcaGTAAATAttcatgcacataaaaaaaaagccagatgAGCTGAGAAACTTTGAATGAAAGATGCGATTCATGTTATTagtttgtggattttttttaatacgTACTGGATTGTCAATGTACAAAACTGAATATCTCGATGTCCAAGCGTAATCCCTCAAACcaactgcagagacaaaaaaatcATAAGCAGATCAGGAAAGCTAAACAATGCTCTGACACAAACTATACAGGGCTCAGGCTTATACTACGTGTTTCTGTACGCTGCTGTACTCCCAAACCACTTCTTACCAGTCAAGTTCTTATACACCACATATGGTCCATGCTCCACGAAGAGGCCGAACATGGAGGTGCCACCGGGCCCGCCTTGCAGCCAGAGCAGGACTGGAGCTTTATCTTGgcctgcctgtcagtcagaGCAGGGGGAACAGAGAGTCGAGATCTCAGCACCCCCCAGTGGTGACTTCAGTTTAttgacaaaggaaaaaaaaacccagacaaaCCTGTATTTGGACAGACCTATGTTATCACTCAACAGTGATAGTAATAAAGACTACAATGGGGTCACGTTTAGGCTAAGGTTGAAGTTTATCAGTCTGTAGAGATGTGGCAAATAATCAAAGCGCAATGCCAAACATCTGTCTTTTTAAGCTTTAAGTGAAAACAACCACTGCTTACTGTTTGAAGATTGGCAAATATATTGTTTAAACAATAATTTACTGATAATTTGCTTAGAAAGTattaaatgtttcacatttcacagtcagaaatctttttttgtcatgcaTGTCTCCTGTGATGTCAGGTGCGTCAGACGTGTTTAAATATATGGGTGATGTATTAACTCTTATACAGTGTACATATGTTAGTAAACACTGACTGTCACTCATAGACACATATTCACAGGATGAAAAAGAGCGTCTTGGACTGAATGCAGAATTATTTTTTAAGGGAGATAAATGC harbors:
- the cpvl gene encoding probable serine carboxypeptidase CPVL, with product MHFVNIGRLRRETLGVLLLWACLDSAHSRSCSSFFCRKSHRVSGLSGVDPGSPLFLTPYLEKGAIDEARKLSLVGELPGANVKSYAGYLTVNEKYNSNLFFWFFPALMAGQDKAPVLLWLQGGPGGTSMFGLFVEHGPYVVYKNLTVGLRDYAWTSRYSVLYIDNPVGTGFSFTDDDRGFAQNQDDVGRDLYNALTQFFQIFPEYQSNEFYATGESYAGKYVPAISYYIHKNNPTAKVKINLMGMAIGDGLCDPEMMLGGYGEFMYQTGMIDELQRQYVVQQTDLGVKLIHQQKWVEAFQVFDSLLNGDVEPYPSFFQNATGCTNYFNYMTCQEPEDQEYFSQFVTLPAVRRAIHVGNLTFHDGSQVEKHLLQDVMKSIKPWLGVLMDNYRVLIYSGQLDVIVAAPLTERFLPTVNWTGAAEYKTAPRFHWKVQPSDTEVAGYVRQVGEFYQIIIRGGGHILPYDQPARSFDMIDRFLSTRGWI